The nucleotide window TTTCGATGCTGTCGAACACCAGCGAAGACTTGTCGATACGTGATGACATTTCGGATCTCCATTCGCAGACCGGATTCGCACTTCGCCGTTGTCGGAACTTACCCGTCGGGATGCTATCACCGCAGACGAATCCCTGTTTTCGCCTTCTAGCTGGATTTGCAAGCGCGGTTTTCGGCCACCCGCAGACCATTCGCAATCGGCCTTTCTCAGTGCCGGGATGCCCGGAAACCCGCCATGGGCCGCACTCCGCCTCATTGTTCGTTTTGCAGCAACTGTGATTTCACCCTATCGGCATAGAAAAAAGATAGACGCCAACTAAACTGCATCTTGTCAGCGGCGCGCGTCTCATCCGACTCGCGGTGCTCCTAAAAATCGCATTGGAGATTCATCATGAAAAGCAAACTTCTTGCAGCCTTGCTCGTCGCAGCCACTACCGCTTTCGCTGCCCCCGCATTTGCCAGCGGCTACGGCCCGGCGCCTTCGTATCGTCCGTCGGTCGGCGCCCCGGCTTCGCAGCGCGGCCAAAGCGCGCAAACCGTCGCAGCCGAACGCAACGACGCGGTCGGTTCGGTCAATAGTTCGTACGGTGGCGTCGCGACGTCGTCTTCGGAATCGGGTAGCCGTCAACCGGACCAGTCTTTGAGTCGCCTGTACTCAGGTCACTAATCTAAAGGTCGTCTGCATACCAAGGCTGTAGAGAGGTGTCGAAATGTCGAAGATTATCGAAGGTGTGGCGGTGCTGGGTGCGCTGATGCTGTATCTGGCGCCCGCAATGATTGCGGACGCCAGAGAACGGAAAGACGCCTTTGCGGTGACCATGGTCAACATCCTGCTCGGATGGACAGTGATCGGTTGGTTCGCGGCGCTGATCTGGGCGCGGCACCCTGTGAGCGATCGCCGGCTGAAGCAGTTCGCGAAGCGGGCGCATCGCGCGGTCGCGCGAATCACGATCGATTCAATCGTCGCCCGGGCTGAATGTCGTGGTAGCTCGATCCGGGCGTTCAACCCTCGCCTGGTGCCGATCGTTGCGCGGATTGCGGCAAGCAGTGGCCGGCGGAGCTAGTCTTCATGCTCGAACCGCTTCGTTGTCCCGCGACCTCGTAAGTTTGGCCATGGTATTGCTTGCCATTGAGCTATGAATCCTTTTGGTGGGGTCGCCAACCGCCGCACAACGGCTATTACGGGGGTTGGCGTTCCAGTTTCTGGGAAGCTGATGGCACCACGGTCGTCACAAGGAAGATTGAGGTTGCGCGCCGTGCAATGCCGCAGATGTCGCCAAGGCATGGTTACGGCCCCAGCAGGTTGTCTTCCAGTTCCAGCCCTCGTTTCTCCCGGGACTGGAGTTCGCTCCAGACGTCGTCGTTAATCCGGAAGTTGCTCGATATCCCCGAAATGAGGGGCTGATAAGATTCGCTACCATTGTCCAGATTGACCGTTGCCTGCCAGACGGGCTTACCGCCGAGCGTTCGCACTTCGAGCCGGCTCAGACTGGTTGGGACTGCGTAAAAGCCGTCCGGGAAGATCCAGGCTGCATTATTCGAAAGCAACTCCTGAATTACCTGGTTGGCGGTACCGGTTCGTTGTATGTAGTCGATATAGTCCATGAACTTGCCTTGGAATGTTTCAAGCGGCAGTCGCGTGACAAACTCCGTCGTACCCGGCGGCAACATGGAATCCGGATCCTGATCGAACTCGTACAACTGTTCGCGCGTGCCGGCCGTGCTTTGCAAATGATAGTTTTTGTTTGAGGCGGGCAGTGTGACCTTGTTGCCGCGTGGATCCGCCAACTGCCAGCTTGACCTATATCCGGCGTCGTAGTCAGTGACAAACGGTGTAGCCACAGACTTGCCAACAGTCAGGTATTTCCCGTCCTCGGCATGAACGAGATGGGACGGGTTGGTGCCGGCGTGTCGAAAAACACCGTTCAGGTTCTGTGAATCCGTGGGGATCGCGCCCACGTAGAGGTAATCGTCGTGACCAACTCGTAAGACCTTGTTGTAGTCGTTCGCAAAGTGGAAACGACCGTCCTCGCCCATTGAGAATTGCCTCGTGCTTCCCGCTGTGCTAGAGGCGTAGGACTCTGAGTAGACGTAGAGGTTGTTCTGCCCGTCGGCATAAAGTATGTACGGGTATTGTCCGCCATAAGCACGCAAGGTCGTCGGCCCGTGATAGTCCTTACCGGCTGACTGCCGGATGGCCACCCAATGGACTTTCTCCCTGGCATTGAGATAAAACTTGGCCTGTGTCAGGTTGGGGTCTTGCTTGGGGGCGACGCCGACTTGCTGTCCGTTGCGCGTAACCGGTGACGAGAACGGCTTGTAAGCGGGCTCCTGCCAGGCAGGGCTGCTCATCGGGAAGCGGGCCAACTGGGGCTGCGCTCCGGCGGTTTGCGTCCGCCCGTACACGTCCCAGCGAAACGATGGGTTGAGCGTATAGTTCGATGCCCCCCCCTTTTGTTGCAGGTCTTGCGTCCGCCACCAGCCCAATATCTGAGTATTGTCGATGTATCCCATGGCGGCGAATTCGAGGTTTTCTGGCTTGAGGGTATGTCGGCCGAGACTGGCGTCGACACTCACCATATTGGGGGACGGCGCGACAGCGTATATATAGCCATCAGCGGACTGACTGCGCTGGCGGCGGATGGCAGCCGATGGTGATCCGAATGTTCCGAGGTAGCCGGCGCTGTCCGTCTCCCCATCGTGGGATGCGATGTCGAAATTGTGCATTTGCAGGTCGACGTCCCGCAGCGGTGTATTTCCGGCGCTGAACCCGCCTCTTTTTGCGACTTCGTTCGGTGTGTCCGTCGATGGACGAAAGAGCACCCATGGATCGGTGGTCGATTGCGAATCGCTCGAACGTTTGAGCTCAACGTGCTGCACATAATCTTGAAGCGAAGGACGGTTGTCGGCCGGTGCGGCTGGCAGGTTCGCGCGTGGTGGTACGAGCGGAGCAATCGGCCCCGGGCCGCCCATTTGTTCAAGTTGGGCCAGACTGACGTCTCGTGCGGGGGGCCTGCCGCTCGACGTCACGATTCCGGCTTCGCGGGCGAACCATGTGGTCGTGGCGTGGTTGATTCCGGCGTCGGCGCTATATCCCGTAGCGTAGATGCGACGTATAGCGGCAGACAGATCCTGAAAATTATTGTACGTATAAGCCCCGAAATTGGGATCGTAAAGCTCGTAGTGATCGCGCGCAACGTCAGCATCGACATTGAGCCGCTGCACGACGATCGGGCGGCTAGGGTCTCGTCTGGACGTTCCGGCGGCCTGGGGGTTCAACGACAGATCGATGACCACGAAGTCGTTGCGCAATGGGACAGGTGCGCTGTCACTGACGTACGGTTCGCCAAAGTGTGTTGTCAGATCGCTGACGAGATCGTCTTCTGTTCGGATATTATCCGAACCGCTGTGCCGGATGTGATTCGCGAGATCGGTGGTTGAGGCCCACTGATAATACCCGTGAAAGTAATTCGAACGCTCGACGAAATTCGCGCGTATGCCCGCGTTGCTCGACAATCCGCGTAAGCTGTTCGTGGCACCGCTGAGCGTTGTCACTACTCCACCGGTGACTTGCCGTAGCACAAATGATCCCAAGCTCTCGGCCGGGCTACGGAGACCGGACCGCTCCGCGCCGCCCGGAAAGAGGGTGTCAAGCGATAGACCGTTTGAGGACGCTGCATGCTCTCGGTAGATCTGACCTTCACAGTCGGGCTCGGGCGGTCCATAACCGGCGCTCCCCTGTTGCGGCGCGAGAGCTCGCGCCGGCGTGTGATTTGCATGCGGCGTCGGTGAGTACGCTTGCAGTCTTAACGGCATGACTTGATACTCGCGCCCAGGTCTGAAAGAGGGCAGCTCGTCGAAAGGGCTGCGGATCCTGAAGGCGGAGTCCAGATATCGGTTTAACGCTTGTTCTGTATTGCCCCAGTTCGCATATTCGAATGCGCCATTGTTAGGATCGAAGATCGTGTAATGATTGTTCCGTCCCATCTGAATGAGAATTGCGTGCCCGTAGTCCTTTTTATGAGTTGGCGACTCCAGGCTCAGTTGGACGTGCGCGATGTCGTTGGGATTCCGCAGCAAACTGTGCATTTGGACGACAAAGCGGCTGATGCGGCTATCGCGCGGCTCGTTGGAGGACTTGAATGTGATCGACGGCCGCGGCGCATAGTGGCTGTAGCCAAGCGTAGTGCTGTCGATCTGGAAGCTTGCGATGCGACCGAACATGTCTCGCCGCGGGACGGAAGCACCGGCGTCCGCGCGCATGTCGTGCACAGCAGACCTTAGCGGCGACGAGGGCGGATTCGGAGATCCCGTGGTCGTTTGCTGATCGCTCCAGGCGCGATCGATCCGGCGCATGACCTCTCGAACCATTCCTCCGCATAGGCCGCGACCCGCGTCCGCGGTTTCCGGATAATCGCGTTGATCGAATCGTTCGGATGCAACGGCGTTCTGCGCCAACGCGTCGCCGCCACGATCCATGATGCATCTACTGAGAGCCGGACCCCGTTTGACCCGCGGCCCATGGTTGCCGGACTCGTCAGCGTGCTGAAGGGCGGTAGGCATGACCGAGCCGAGGTGGTTCTCGTTTCTGGCGTTGGCTTTCCCTGGTGCCGGAACGACTCCGGTGGACAACGTGCTTACGTCGCGAGCGGCACACGCGTGCTGGCCGGCGTGGAGATTTGCGCGGTAGTTCGTCATGAGGTCTGCCGGAAGAGCGATTCCAGTCCGCCTGTTCGGCTGCGCCTCGTGGGTGCCGCCCGTATCGTTGGCGGTTCGCTGCAGGTGGTTGCCTGCGTCGTCCCGGCCGCGCGCGGACCCGTTGCCGCGTGCGCCATTTGGGCTAGCGGCGTGTACGCGCCGTTGCCTGCCGCTGCCCTGAGCGGCGCCTGAACTGGACGCGGCGCTGTCGGCGTTCTGCTCATCGGTTGAGAGGTCGTTGCTGCCGATGGTGACGCAGCTTTGGTTTACGCCGGAGACGTGCATGGTCGATGCTCCCGGAAATGAAACGCTAAGGTGTATTTCGGGGATCGGGAGATCCTTGCAGAAGATCGTAGGCATGACAGTTGGTCCCCTGGTGGTATCGGGGTATGGCATGTCGGAGTGGTCATCCCGGGGTATCGGAAGCATCGCTTGTCAGGCCGTTTCCATCGGTCATCAGACGCGACATCTCAGCCAAACGGCATTCGTCCGTCGCCAGATTCCCTGCGCGCACGCCAAGCGTCCCGAGGCCGGAAGGCGATCTGTCCATGGCATGGAAGAGCGCCGTATGCCCATGCACCACGTTCCAATCGCCGCGCAAGCGCGGCGTCCGGTGAGGCAGTCGTGAAGAACCTCATGGTGTCGATCGATAAGCCTATGTCGTACGACGAAGTTATCGACGCGTGGCGCGTCGGCGCACTCGCGCTTGTTCGTATATGGAAGAGGATGCAAGAAGATTGAGTGTCGCGGTATCGCGCCGCTCCACTCCATTACAGTGGTATAAGCTGCAGGGCAAAGGATATGTCACCGTCGGTAATCACGGCGAGGACTCCCTGGAAATGCTCACCGTCGGCTCAGACAAGGTGCAGGTGCGCTTGAATCGCGGTGATCTCGCACCTCCTGGGATACCTTACTTTTTTTGCGCGACCTCCTGGAACGTCTCACCTTGCGGGCTGTCTGCCACGAGTCGCGGTGCTGTCTGAATGCCTGAAACGCCTCACTTTTACGGGATTCTCGATATCCTGCCCCGACGTGCCTTGCCTGCCGACGTTGCGGATCGCGGAAGAGAGGGTCGCCACTTATTTGTCACGAAAAGGGTCGCTTTAAAAAGTCGCAACTTATTTGTGAAGTGACAATGGGTTAGAACTTCACCTTCAACTGAAAGCCAATGGTGAACGGAAGATTATCCGATGGAATTGGTGGGATCACGATGAAGTTCGCGCCCACACGCTTGTATTCGACCATGACGATCGGCGCGACCACCGGCCCGATCGTATGGTCGCGGCCTATGCCCCAGTTGCCGTAGTTATAGCCCGAGATGATCCCGCCGATGGCCGCGATCCGCACGATGCCCCAGTGCGCGAACTCCGGCGCCCATACCCCGCCGCCGTAGTAGGAAGGCCGGCGCAACGAGTTGCGAAAGCCGCCGGCAGTCAACGCCCATTGGTTGTTGAGCCAGCATTCGACGCCAAGGCCCGGGTTGAACTGCTCGAAATGCGTGTTCGGGTCAGGGTTGATGTGATACGAACCCAGCATGGCGTCGACCCATACGCCGCCCTCGCACCAGTTGCCGGCATGCGCGGTGGACGCAGCGGCGAGGCTGGCAACGAGCGCCACTGCGGTACGCCGGATGTGCTTGTTGATCTGTCGAAAGTGCATGTCCTCTCCGCCACCGGTCGAGCGCCGGCGTCATCTATGTTCTGGGTATGCTTGTTTGCCGTCCGTCGCGCACTGTACCTCAAGCCGCACACGCGATGTTGAGGACACGCTCGGGCGCGCGAGAAGGCGTGCCCGGCAGCGCAGACACAACAGTAACGGAGAACCGATGGCAGAGCGGTGAACGCGCACCACGCGTTCGCCCGCGGAGGGTCAAAGGCCGAGATCGGACAGGCTCGGATGGTCGTCGGGGCGGCGGCCGAGGGGCCAGTGATATAGACGGTCGGCTTCGCGAATCGGCATATCGTTGATGCTCGCGTGACGGTGCGCCATCAGTCCGTGCTCGTCGAATTCCCAGTTCTCGTTGCCGTACGAGCGGAACCAGTTGTTCGAATCGTCGTGCCATTCATAGGCAAAACGCACGGCGATGCGGTTATCGGTGAACGCCCACAGTTCCTTGATCAAACGGTAATCGAGTTCTCTCGCCCATTTACGGCGCAACAAGCCGACAATCTCCGCGCGACCATTCGTGAATTCGGCGCGGTTGCGCCATACGCTATCCACCGTGTAGGCAAGCGACACGCGCTCGGGGTCGCGGGTATTCCAGCCGTCTTCTGCGGCACGCACTTTCTGGATCGCGGTTTCGCGTGTGAAGGGCGGCAGCGGCGGGCGGGTTTCAATCGAGTCGGCCATGATAGTTCCTCAGTCAGGTTGCGGTTCGCCGGGATGGCGTCGTTTGCTTGCGGGTGTGCCTGACTCGCTCGCACACTCCGCGTCGAGCAGGACTTGGGCTGCGGCTTGCGCGTCGAGTGCGGCGTCGGGCTCGCCGCTCACCAGCGCCACGGCAATGGCGCCGTCGAGCAGGATCAGCCATTGACGCGACAGGCGCGCCGCGCGACGGGTGTCGAGGTCCGACTCCGCCGCGAATGCTTCGCATTCGGTTCGCACGAACGCCAGCAGGCGCTCCTTGTGATGGCGCGCGACGATCCGGATCGGGTCGTCCGCGGAGGCAATCTCACCGGACGCATTCAGAAACGCGCAACCGTGAAAATCCTCCGACGCAAACCATTCGCGCAGCACCTCGAACATGCCGAGCAGGCGTTTGCGCGCCGTCTTGCCATGCCGTTGCGTGCCGGCGATAAACCAGTTCATCCAGCGTTCGTCGCGCCGGTCGAGCGCGGCCGCCACGAGCGCGTCTTTCGATTCGAAATGCGTGTAAAAGCTTTTGCGCGCCGTGCCGGACTGCTTGACGATCGCGTCCACGCCGGTTGCGTGAATGCCGCCGGCGTAGATCAGCGCCTCAGCCGCATCCAGCAGCCGCTCGCGCGCGCTGCCCGGGGCGACTGATTCAGTGTGAGTTTCGGTATCCATGCGCGAAGAGTAGAACGATCATTCTACCTCGTCAAGTCTTTTGCGTTTTTGCAGGTGGGAGGCGCGAACTGCTATCTTGAGCACGATCGGTCAACGGGAACGAACTTCATGAGCACACTGACTCTCCGCGCCACCTTCGTGCGCGCCTTGCTCAGCGCAACACTACTGACGGCGGTCGCCTGCACGCCCGTGCAAGTGCTCACGCATACGGTCAGCCAGAATGAAACACGCGTGCCGCCCGGACACTACGAAATCGATCCGGATCACTGCAGCATCACCTTCGACATCGATCACTTCAAGTATTCGCGCTTCACGGCGCGCTTCGATCGCAAGACGGGAGAACTTGACTGGAACGAAGGCGGTCTGGACAAGAGCACGGCATCGGTGACGGTCGACGCCGCTAGCATCGATACAAATGTGCCGTTGCTCGACAAGATGGTGAAGAGCGGCAATATGCTCGACGTGGAGCGCTATCCGGAGATTCGCTTCGTTAGCACGCGTTTTGAGCGCACCGGTGAATCGCGCGGCACGTTGACTGGCGATCTGACGATTCGCGGCGTCACGCAACCGGTCACGCTCGACGTCACCTTCAACGGATTTGCCCCCGATCCGCTCACGAAAAACGACACGCTTGGCTTTTCCGCCGAGGGTCATTTCAGTCGCGCGAAGTTCGGCCTGGCGACGTGGTATCCGGCCGTCGGCGATGATATTCATGTGCGCATTCAGGCCGAGTTCGTTAAAACGCCCGCAGGCGGGTGAGCGCGGTGCGGGCGTTTTGAACAAAGCGTTTTGCGCTGTGTGCGCGCTGCTACGATTGCGCGCGTCAGAGCAGGTTCGTGCGTTAACTCACGCGGCCGTCCAGTCGAGAATCACCTTGCCGCTCTCGCCGGAGAGCATCGTGGCGAACGCTTCCTGATAGTCGTCAACCTTGAAATGGTGCGTGAGGATCGGCGAGAGATCCAGGCCGCTTTGCAGCATCGCGACCATCTTGTACCAGGTCTCGAACATCTCGCGCCCATAAATGCCCTTGATTTCGAGGCCTTTAAAGATCACCTGGGTCCAGTCGATCGCGGTCTGCGCGGGCGGAATGCCGAGCAGCGCAATCTTGCCGCCGTGGTTCATCGCTTCGAGCATGCTGGTGAAGGCGCTCGGCACACCTGACATTTCCAGCCCGACGTCGAAACCCTCCGTCATGTGCAGGTCCGCCATCACGTCGCGCAACGATTCGCGCGAGACGTTGACCGCGCGCGTCGCGCCCATTTTGCGCGCGAGTTCAAGGCGATAGTCGTTGACGTCGGTGATCACGACATTGCGCGCGCCCACGTGTTTCGCGATCGCCACGGCCATGATGCCGATGGGTCCGGCGCCGGTAATCAACACGTCTTCGCCGACCAGATTGAACGACAGCGCGGTATGCGTGGCGTTGCCGAACGGATCGAAAATCGCAGCGAGGTCGTCGGAAATCTCGGGCGGAATCTTGAATGCGTTGAATGCCGGAATCACCAGATACTCGGCAAACGCGCCTTCACGATTCACGCCGACGCCCACGGTATTGCGGCACAAATGCCGGCGGCCCGCGCGACAATTGCGGCAGAAGCCGCACGTGATATGTCCTTCGCCCGACACGCGATCGCCGATCGCAAAGCCGCGCACTTCCTGGCCCATTTCGACGATTTCACCCACGTATTCGTGGCCGACATGCATCGGTACGGGAATCGTTTTTTGCGCCCAGTCATCCCACTTCCAGATGTGAATATCGGTGCCGCAAATCGCGGTGCGCGTGATGCGGATCATCACGTCGTTATGGCCGACTTCGGGTTTCTTGACGTCCGTGAGCGTGAGGCCCGGAGCGCGTTCGAGTTTTGCCAATGCTTTCATGTGCGCCTCCGGATTAAATGACGCCGAGTTCACGGCCGACGCGCGCGAATGCATCCACCGCGCGGTCGATCTGTTCGGGCGTGTGGGCGGCGCTCATCTGCGTGCGAATGCGCGCGCGGCCTTTTGGCACGACCGGGAACGAGAAGCCGATCACGTACACGCCTTCTTTCAACAGTGCGTCGGCCATTTTCGAAGCGAGTTGCGCGTCGCCGAGCATGACCGGAATGATCGGATGTTCGCCAGGAACGAGCGTGAAGCCGAGCGCGCTCATCTTGCTGCGGAAATGCGCGCCGTTTTCGCGCACACGTGCGCGCAGTTGTGCGCCTTCATCGCTTGCCAGCAATTCGAGCACTTTCAGCGAAGCGGCGGCAATGCTCGGCGTCAGCGTGTTCGAGAACAGATAGGGACGTGAGCGCTGCCGGAGCAACTCCACAACCTCCTTGCGCGCGGCCACGTAGCCGCCCGATGCGCCGCCCAGCGCTTTACCCAGCGTGCCGGTAATGATGTCGACGCGCGACAGCACGCCACAATGTTCCGGCGTGCCGCGCCCGTGTTCGCCGACAAAGCCCACCGCGTGCGAATCGTCCACCATCACGAGCGCGCCGTAACGGTCGGCCAGATCGCAGATGCCGGCAAGGTTGGCGATGATGCCGTCCATGGAAAACACGCCGTCGGTCGCGATCAGTTTGAAGCGCGCGCCGGCGGCCTCCGCTTCGACCAGTTTTGCTTCGAGATCGGCGAGATCGTTGTTCTTGTAGCGAAAGCGCTTCGCCTTCGAAAGCCGCACGCCGTCGATGATGCTCGCGTGATTCAGTTCGTCGCTGATGATCGCGTCGTTTTCGTCGAGCAGGGTTTCGAACAGGCCGCCGTTTGCATCGAAGCAACTGGAGTAGAGGATGCAATCGTCCGTTTGCAAAAACGCGGCGAGCGCGTTTTCCAGATCCTTATGCACGGTTTGCGTGCCGCAGATGAAACGTACCGACGCCATGCCGAAGCCGTCGTTGTCGAGGCCTTGCTTGGCGGCGTCGATCAGCCGGGCGTCGCCGGCGAGACCGAGGTAGTTGTTCGCGCAGAAGTTCAGCACGCCGGTACCGTTAGCCAGTCGAATCTCGGCCGATTGCGGGCTGGCGATCACGCGCTCGTTCTTGTAAAAGCCGTCAGCGCGAATCTGATCGAGGGTGCCGCGCAGATGGGCGAGGTAAAGGTCACGCATGAACCAGACTCCTGAAAAGGGTAATAGCGCCCGTGTCAGCGTGTTCGGCAGGTGCGACCACGAGGCGGCCTGTTATAGTCGGCTGTCAGTTTTATCGGATATTTTCGTTTTTCCGAACTAAAATCCGGTATGTCGAACAACTCTAAACGATGGGTCAAGAAATGGCAAGTTCGGGTATCCGCCGCGCCGCGGCCAACGCGGCGCCCACTTCAGGCGCAACGTCGGTGCCGGCAGTTGCGGCGCCGCCGCGCGTCGGCGAGCAGATTCAGCGTTTGCGCGCCGAACGGCGCATGACGCTCGACGATCTGTCGCGCGCGGCCGGCGTGTCGAAATCGATGCTCTCGGAGATCGAGCGCGACAAGGCCAATCCGACGATCGCGGTCGCCTGGCGTCTGACCAACGCGCTCGGCGTCAGCCTCGATTCGCTGTTCGCGCCGCAAAAGACGCCGGAAGCGATCGCCGTCTCCGGTCCGCACGAGATTCCCACCTTGAGCGGGCACGACGCCAAGTATCAGTTACGCGTGTGGGGGCCGATCGAGCTGGCCGGCAAGTTCGAATGGTACGAGTTGACGCTGCAGCCGGGCGGGGCGCTGGTGTCGAACGCGCACGAACCCGGCACGCGCGAGCATCTGACCGTGCTGCAAGGATCGATCGAAATCGAGGCGGCCGGCACGACGAAACGGCTGAAGGCAGCGGACACCGCGCGCTACGTCGCCGACGAGCCGCACGCGATCCGCAACGCCGGCAAGGGCGAGGCGAAGGCGCTGCTAGTGGTGATTCACGGCTGATCTTTCGGCGCACCGTGGCTAGCAGTTGGCGGAATCGGCACTTCGGCCGAGGTTGCATCCAACACTGTATATTTGTACAGTACGGGGTATCGACTGGAGCCGATCATGAACAACCTGACAACCGACTCGACCGACCACGCTCTGGCCGCGCTGCGCTATCAAACCGCGGCGCGCGATCTCGAACGGATCGTGCGCAATATTGCTGCGCGCTACATCGTGCAGCAGGTGCCGCTCACCTGGCGTTTGCTGCATGCCATCGAAGCCGAAGCGCTGGCGGACCTCGGCTTCGCCAGCCGGCACGACGCGGTGATGCTGGGTCTTTTTCAGCGGCCGTCCGATCTGCCCTATCCGGAATCGGACGAGGCGGTGGATTTCGGCACGTCCACGGCACTGCCGGCAGTGTTTGCGTTCGCGGTCAGTGCCTATGAAGAGGCGGCACGTCGCGCTGCGCAACCGTCGTCGGAGAACGCGCCTCTCAAACGCGCGCGCGCTTGGGGCGACTGACTGAGGGCTGCATTTCCAGCGGTTGCCACCTACAATGTGTGCAACTAACAGAAAGATAGCTTATGTCACCTCCTCATCTGACCGACCCGGTCCCACGTCCCGCGCCGTCCACGGATCTCTTCGATCGGCAACGTGAAGACTGGCGTCGCGATCCGCAAATCGCTTTCGACGCATGGCTTGCCAAACAGCATTTCCGCCGTTCCTCCGCTGAAGTCTACCAGGCGCAATGGGGGCTTTTTCTCGAATGGCTGAGTCTGCGCCAGAAAAGCCTGGTCACGGTCGATGCTCACGCGATTGCTGAGTTTGTCGCTGGTCTCGACGTCAAAAAGACCCAACGTGCGCGGTATTTACGGCTGATCGAACGGGTGCTGGATCATGTGCGCGAAATCGAATCCGCTTCGACCAATCCAGCACGCTTCATTGCTCAGGATGGCGAAGCAGCGTGGCGAAACGCGCGCGATAACGAGCCGACCGGCTTTCTCAGCCACGCCGAACGAACCGCGCTGATCGCGCATCTGTTTTCGGCGTTACCGGCCTTATCTGCGGCGCAACGGTGGAGGGAGCGGCGCGACCGCGCTTTGATCGCTGTATTTTTAGGCGGCGGATTGAAGACGGGCGAGGCCGCTGCGCTTACGGTTAGTTGCGTGAATGCCGGAACGCCCTGGGTGACGATCGAGTCAGCCAACCCAATGCTCACACGGCGCACCCGGCTCGCGCCTTTCGCTGCGGCCATTCTCGACGCGTGGCTTGCGGAACGGCGGTTGTCGGAATTGGCCGGCAATCTCGTTTTCCCCGCATCGCCTTCCGGAAGGCCCATGCATAAAGCCACCATGCTGCGTGCGGTCGACGCCTTGATCGACGGAGCCGGGATCGCCGAGTCGCGAGCGTCGCGAGCCAGTCCGCAAACATTGCGGAATACGTTTGCGGCGGATCTGTTCGAGAGTGGAGTCGAGGCGGAACTGGTCGGACAATGGCTGGGATTTGTGCAGGCGGTGTCGGCGAACCGTCTATATCGCGCGTGGCAAAACTGGATGGATCAGCAGGATTCTCCCGCCGCCGACGTTCCGGATCCCGCGGTTCCGCCCTTGCCCGCACCTAGACGCGACGGGCGTTTGACGAGGAAAAGGGGAGCCGGCGAGTCCTGAAATTCCTCACCTTTCGAGTCCCGAATTTCCTCACCTTTGCCGATTTATCCGCTATGGCACCGCGTCAAACGTCATGCCGACGCCGCAATCGGGTCGCTCGACAGAAACCGGCTAACCGCCTCCAGCCTTGATTCGCCGAGTCCCGACGAGTGATCGCACTCCGGACATTGCAGTTCGAAACGGTGATTGACTTGCGACAGTTCCGGCTCACCTTCCTCACATTTTGGACACCGCAGTGGGAGGGCGACGTGACCATCCGCCGCCGTGCCGATCGCCCTTAATTCGTCGCCCGTCAAGCGGTCGGCTTCGACTAGCGAGCAGAGCAGAGTCGCGATCGCCGGATCGATTCCTTGCTGACCGCGCAGGACGGCGACTTCTTTCGCGAGCGCGTCCACTTCATCCGATTGCTCGCGCAGTTGGGCGTCGAGCCGGTCGCCGCGCGCCTTGGCCGCGGCGATTTGCTGAATAAACTCAAATTCCTTGCGGCTCGCGTCGCGCACCCCGGACTGATAAGTGGCCGCCATGCTGCGCAAGGAATCAAGTTCGACCAGCATCGGCTTGACGCGCCGCTCGGCTTCGGCGACGGCGTCCTTGATCTGCTGCGCATAGTGTTCAGTGCTTTGGCGCAATTCGACG belongs to Paraburkholderia aromaticivorans and includes:
- a CDS encoding superinfection immunity protein, with product MSKIIEGVAVLGALMLYLAPAMIADARERKDAFAVTMVNILLGWTVIGWFAALIWARHPVSDRRLKQFAKRAHRAVARITIDSIVARAECRGSSIRAFNPRLVPIVARIAASSGRRS
- a CDS encoding enterotoxin A family protein; the protein is MHVSGVNQSCVTIGSNDLSTDEQNADSAASSSGAAQGSGRQRRVHAASPNGARGNGSARGRDDAGNHLQRTANDTGGTHEAQPNRRTGIALPADLMTNYRANLHAGQHACAARDVSTLSTGVVPAPGKANARNENHLGSVMPTALQHADESGNHGPRVKRGPALSRCIMDRGGDALAQNAVASERFDQRDYPETADAGRGLCGGMVREVMRRIDRAWSDQQTTTGSPNPPSSPLRSAVHDMRADAGASVPRRDMFGRIASFQIDSTTLGYSHYAPRPSITFKSSNEPRDSRISRFVVQMHSLLRNPNDIAHVQLSLESPTHKKDYGHAILIQMGRNNHYTIFDPNNGAFEYANWGNTEQALNRYLDSAFRIRSPFDELPSFRPGREYQVMPLRLQAYSPTPHANHTPARALAPQQGSAGYGPPEPDCEGQIYREHAASSNGLSLDTLFPGGAERSGLRSPAESLGSFVLRQVTGGVVTTLSGATNSLRGLSSNAGIRANFVERSNYFHGYYQWASTTDLANHIRHSGSDNIRTEDDLVSDLTTHFGEPYVSDSAPVPLRNDFVVIDLSLNPQAAGTSRRDPSRPIVVQRLNVDADVARDHYELYDPNFGAYTYNNFQDLSAAIRRIYATGYSADAGINHATTTWFAREAGIVTSSGRPPARDVSLAQLEQMGGPGPIAPLVPPRANLPAAPADNRPSLQDYVQHVELKRSSDSQSTTDPWVLFRPSTDTPNEVAKRGGFSAGNTPLRDVDLQMHNFDIASHDGETDSAGYLGTFGSPSAAIRRQRSQSADGYIYAVAPSPNMVSVDASLGRHTLKPENLEFAAMGYIDNTQILGWWRTQDLQQKGGASNYTLNPSFRWDVYGRTQTAGAQPQLARFPMSSPAWQEPAYKPFSSPVTRNGQQVGVAPKQDPNLTQAKFYLNAREKVHWVAIRQSAGKDYHGPTTLRAYGGQYPYILYADGQNNLYVYSESYASSTAGSTRQFSMGEDGRFHFANDYNKVLRVGHDDYLYVGAIPTDSQNLNGVFRHAGTNPSHLVHAEDGKYLTVGKSVATPFVTDYDAGYRSSWQLADPRGNKVTLPASNKNYHLQSTAGTREQLYEFDQDPDSMLPPGTTEFVTRLPLETFQGKFMDYIDYIQRTGTANQVIQELLSNNAAWIFPDGFYAVPTSLSRLEVRTLGGKPVWQATVNLDNGSESYQPLISGISSNFRINDDVWSELQSREKRGLELEDNLLGP
- a CDS encoding DUF1348 family protein; translation: MADSIETRPPLPPFTRETAIQKVRAAEDGWNTRDPERVSLAYTVDSVWRNRAEFTNGRAEIVGLLRRKWARELDYRLIKELWAFTDNRIAVRFAYEWHDDSNNWFRSYGNENWEFDEHGLMAHRHASINDMPIREADRLYHWPLGRRPDDHPSLSDLGL
- a CDS encoding TetR/AcrR family transcriptional regulator — its product is MDTETHTESVAPGSARERLLDAAEALIYAGGIHATGVDAIVKQSGTARKSFYTHFESKDALVAAALDRRDERWMNWFIAGTQRHGKTARKRLLGMFEVLREWFASEDFHGCAFLNASGEIASADDPIRIVARHHKERLLAFVRTECEAFAAESDLDTRRAARLSRQWLILLDGAIAVALVSGEPDAALDAQAAAQVLLDAECASESGTPASKRRHPGEPQPD
- a CDS encoding YceI family protein, with translation MSTLTLRATFVRALLSATLLTAVACTPVQVLTHTVSQNETRVPPGHYEIDPDHCSITFDIDHFKYSRFTARFDRKTGELDWNEGGLDKSTASVTVDAASIDTNVPLLDKMVKSGNMLDVERYPEIRFVSTRFERTGESRGTLTGDLTIRGVTQPVTLDVTFNGFAPDPLTKNDTLGFSAEGHFSRAKFGLATWYPAVGDDIHVRIQAEFVKTPAGG